The DNA sequence GCTCGGGCTCGACCGCGCGGCGCGCCACCGTGCGGTTCAGCGCCATCGCGTAGCCGGTCTCGCGCAGCAGCACGCGCTCGAACGAGCGCAGCACCTGCACGGCCGGTTCGCCGTGCGCGAGGCGCGTGAGCGTCAGCACGTAATGGTTGAACAGCGACGGCTGCGGATCTTCGCGCGCGCAGAATTTCACGAGCAGCTCGTTGACGTAGAAGCCGCACAGCAGCCCGTCGCCGCCGAGCGGCAGCATCCCGCCGACCCACTCGGCGCCGGTGAGCGTGCGCACTTCGGATTTGCCGGACCACGACAACAGCAGCGGCTGGAACGTCTGCAGCACGCCGCGCAGCGCGGAATGGGGGCGCTTCGCGCCCTTCGCGACGAGCGCGAGCCGGCCATGGTCGCGCGTGAGCACGTCGATGATCAGGCTCGTTTCTCGGTACGGATAGCTGTGCAGCACGAACGCCGGCTGCTCGGCGATGCGGAAATCGGACGTGCGAGACGTCGCGCGCCGCGCCTTGCGGCGCGGCGGTTCAGGCGGGGCCGGCAGCGGCGCGTCGTTCGCGCCGGCGGCCACCGCGTCTTCGGTCGACGTCAGCGCGTCATTCGTACCCATAGGCACGCAGCCCCGCCTCGTTGTCGGCCCAGCCGCTCTTCACCTTCACGAAGGTCTCGAGATACACGGGGCCGTCGAACAGCTTCTCCATGTCGAGCCGCGCCTCAGTGCTGATCTGCTTGAGCTTCTCGCCCTTCTTGCCGATCACCATCGCCTTGTGCATATCGCGTTCGACGAGGATCGTTGCGAAGATGCGCTTCAGCCGCCCTTCCTCCTCGAACTTGTCGATCAGCACGGTGCTCGTGTACGGCAATTCGTCGCCGGTCCAGCGGAACACCTTCTCGCGCAGGATTTCGGCCGCGAGAAAGCGCGAGCTGCGGTCGGTCAGCTCGTCCTCGCCGTAGATCGGCTGACCTTCCGGCAGGTGCGGCTTGATCGTGTCGAGCAGGTGCTTGATGTCTTCCGGCCGCTGCGCGGACAGCGGCACGAGCTCGGTGAACTCGCGCAGCGCGCTCATCTTTTGCATGAACGGGAACAGCGTCGCCTTGTCGCCCACGCGGTCGATCTTGTTCGCGATCAGGAGCGTCGGCGCGCCGGGCGGAATCAGGTCGAGCACCTTCTGATCGTCGGGCCCGAAGCGGCCGGCCTCGATCACGAACAGGATCAGGTCGACCGACGTGAGCGTCGACGTGACCGCGCGGTTCAGCGAGCGGTTCAGCGCGGTGCTGTGGCGGGTCTGGAAGCCCGGCGTGTCGACGAAGATGAACTGCGCGTCGTCGAACGTGTTGATGCCGGTGATGCGATGGCGGGTCGTTTGCGCCTTGCGCGACGTGATGCTGATCTTCTGGCCGACGAGTGCGTTCATCAACGTCGACTTGCCGACGTTCGGGCGGCCCACGATCGCGATCATGCCGCAGCGGAAACCGGTAGGAGCGGGAGTGTTCATATCGTTTGGGAGACAGGTTCGCAACCGGCCGCGCGGCGCGCGGCACGATCGATGGGCAATTCAGTGGCCGGCATCGGCCGCGCGCGCCTGGGCGGCCGCGAGGCTCGCGCCGCCCGGCGGCGTCTCGGTGTCGGGCGCTGCGCCGTCGCGCGGGCGCGGCGTCGTGCGGGAGGCGGGGTCGGACGCGGCGGCTGATTTGTCGGCGCTCGCCGAGGCCGGATCGGCCGGCTGGACGGCTGCTTGACCGGCCGCTTGGCCGGTCGGCTTGTCAGCGGCGCGCGGTGCGCCTTCCGCGGGCTTGTCGGCCGCATGCAGGGCAGCTTCGCCGCGCTCCGGCGACTTCTCGGCCGGCTTGTCGCCCGACGGCTTCGCCGCGCGGTCGGTCTTGTCCGCCACGGTTTCGACATGCGCGGCACGGATCGCCGCCATCGGCGCCTGAGCCGGCCGCTCGGCCGGCTCGGAAGCGCCGCCGGACGCCTTCACGTCGCGTGCCGCCGCACGTTCCTTCCGTTCCGGCGAGCGCAGGTCCAGCGCTTCCTGAACGCCCTTCACGCCCGGCACGATTTCGGGCTCCGCATGCTTCGATCCACGGGCATTCTTCGAGCGCTTCGGCTTCGAGGCCAGCATCGGCGCGGCGGCCAGCACCTCGTCGAGCGCCTTCTTCGCGGCAGCCTGCTCGGCCGCCCGCCGGCTCGCGCCGGAGCCCGACACCTTCACGTCGAGCTTCGGCACCGTGCATTCGACCTCGAACTGCTGATTGTGCGCCGCACCATGAGTCGCGACGACGGTGTAGGTGGGCAACGCGATCTTGTGCCCCTGCAGATACTCCTGCAGCAGCGTTTTCGCGTCCTTGCCGAGCGTGCGCGGATCGATGTGGTCGAGGATCGGTACGTACAGCCGCTTGATGACCCCTTGGGCGGCTTCGAAGCCGCCATCGAGAAACACGGCCCCGATGATGGCTTCGAATGCGTCCGCGAGAATCGACGGGCGGCGGAACCCGCCGCTGCGCAACTCGCCCTCGCCCAGTCGCAGCCCGTCCGAGATATTCAGGGCCTGAGCGATTTCATACAGCGACTGCTGCTTGACGAGATTGGCGCGCACGCGCGACAGATCGCCTTCGTCCAGCTTGCCGAAGCGCTGGAACAAAAGGGCCGCCACCGCGCAGTTCAGAACGGAGTCGCCGAGAAACTCGAGCCGTTCGTTATGCGTGGCGCTGTGACTGCGATGGGTCAAAGCCTGGCGCAACAATTCCGCATTGCGAAATTCGTAGCGCAGCCGGCTTTCCAACTGGGATAGGGGCATGTGCAGGAGTATAACGCGGGCGCCGGTCGGGCCGAAGCGGCACGGCCGGACGCGAAAAGGCGTGACGAGGCGGTGTTACCGCCGGTTCTTAAAGTAGTTCGGCAATACGCGACGCGGCCCGTGCGTCGCGCATTGCGTGCGAGTCGACTGCGATCAGTTGAAGGAACCGATGCGCTTCAGGTCGCTGAAGTTCATCCAGATGAAGAACGCGCGACCGACGATGTTGTTGTCCGGCACGAACCCCCAGTAGCGGCTGTCCGCGCTGTTGTCGCGGTTGTCGCCCATCATGAAGTAGTGGCCGGGCGGCACCTTGCAGATCACGCCGCGGCTGTTGTACGTGCAGTTGTCGCGATACGGATAGTCGTATGCGCCCATCACGAACGGCGGCACCGCGGGATTGTTCAGGATCGCGTTCTTCTTCGTGCCGAGCGTTTCCTCGAACTGCTTCGCGTAGTTCTGGCGCTCGTCGTCGAAGTAGTCGGGCAGCGGCGTTTCGGGCACCGGCTGGCCGTTGATCGTCAGCTGCTTGTCCTGATAGGCGACCGTGTCGCCCGGCAGGCCGACGACGCGCTTGATGTAGTCGACCGACTCGTCCTTCGGATAACGGAACACGACGACGTCGCCGCGCGACAGCGGCTTGCCCTGCGTGATCTTGGTGTTCGTGACCGGCAGACGCAACCCGTATTCGAACTTGTTGACGAGGATGAAGTCGCCGACGACCAGCGTCGGCACCATCGAGCCCGACGGGATCTTGAACGGCTCGACGACGAACGAACGCACGACGAACACCGCGAGGATCACCGGGAAGAAGCTCGCCGTGTATTCGAGCCACCACGGCTGGCGCAGCTTCTCGTCGCGCAGCTTCGCACGCGTCTGCACCGCATTTTCGTCCGCGAAACGCTTGTCGATGCGCGACTGCTGGCGATCGAACTCGTCGATCGCCACGTCGGCCGCCTTGCGTCGCCGCGGCAGGAACACCAGCTTGTCCAACACCCACGCCACGCCCGTCACGACGACGAGCACAAAAAGAATCAGCGCAAAATTCATAAAAGGATCAGTCCTGTTATTTGTCTTCGACGCGCAAGATCGCGAGGAACGCTTCCTGCGGGATCTCGACCGAACCCACCTGCTTCATGCGTTTCTTACCTTCTTTCTGCTTCTCGAGCAGTTTCTTCTTTCGCGTGATGTCGCCGCCGTAGCACTTCGCCAGCACGTTCTTGCGCAGCGCCTTGATGTTCTCGCGCGCGACGATGTGCGCGCCGATCGCGGCCTGGATCGCCACGTCGTACATCTGGCGCGGAATGATTTCGCGCATCTTCGCGGCCACTTCGCGGCCGCGGTACTGCGACTGCGAGCGGTGCACGATGATCGACAGCGCATCGACCTTGTCGCCGTTGATCAGCATGTCGACCTTCACGACGTCCGACGAACGGTATTCCTTGAACTCGTAGTCCATCGACGCATAGCCGCGCGACACCGACTTCAGGCGATCGAAGAAGTCGAGCACGATCTCGGCCATCGGAATTTCGTACGTGAGCTGCACCTGGCGGCCGTGATACTGCATGTTGATCTGCGAGCCGCGCTTCTGCTCGCACAGCGTGATCACCGAGCCGACGTAGTCCTGCGGCATGTACAGGTTCACGGTGACGATCGGCTCGCGAACCTCGGCGATGCGGCCGGGTTCCGGCATCTTCGCCGGGTTCTCGACCATGATCGTCGAGCCGTCGCTCTGCACCACTTCATAGACGACCGTCGGTGCGGTCGTGATGAGGTCCATGTCGAACTCGCGCTCGAGCCGCTCTTGCACGATTTCCATGTGCAGCAGGCCGAGGAAGCCGCAGCGGAAGCCGAAGCCGAGCG is a window from the Burkholderia vietnamiensis LMG 10929 genome containing:
- the recO gene encoding DNA repair protein RecO yields the protein MGTNDALTSTEDAVAAGANDAPLPAPPEPPRRKARRATSRTSDFRIAEQPAFVLHSYPYRETSLIIDVLTRDHGRLALVAKGAKRPHSALRGVLQTFQPLLLSWSGKSEVRTLTGAEWVGGMLPLGGDGLLCGFYVNELLVKFCAREDPQPSLFNHYVLTLTRLAHGEPAVQVLRSFERVLLRETGYAMALNRTVARRAVEPERRYVFDPERGVRNADDDVPSHWPVVTGQTLLDMEQDDYHRAQTVAQSKTLMRFLLNTYLGGTPLATRQILIDLQNL
- the era gene encoding GTPase Era is translated as MNTPAPTGFRCGMIAIVGRPNVGKSTLMNALVGQKISITSRKAQTTRHRITGINTFDDAQFIFVDTPGFQTRHSTALNRSLNRAVTSTLTSVDLILFVIEAGRFGPDDQKVLDLIPPGAPTLLIANKIDRVGDKATLFPFMQKMSALREFTELVPLSAQRPEDIKHLLDTIKPHLPEGQPIYGEDELTDRSSRFLAAEILREKVFRWTGDELPYTSTVLIDKFEEEGRLKRIFATILVERDMHKAMVIGKKGEKLKQISTEARLDMEKLFDGPVYLETFVKVKSGWADNEAGLRAYGYE
- the rnc gene encoding ribonuclease III encodes the protein MPLSQLESRLRYEFRNAELLRQALTHRSHSATHNERLEFLGDSVLNCAVAALLFQRFGKLDEGDLSRVRANLVKQQSLYEIAQALNISDGLRLGEGELRSGGFRRPSILADAFEAIIGAVFLDGGFEAAQGVIKRLYVPILDHIDPRTLGKDAKTLLQEYLQGHKIALPTYTVVATHGAAHNQQFEVECTVPKLDVKVSGSGASRRAAEQAAAKKALDEVLAAAPMLASKPKRSKNARGSKHAEPEIVPGVKGVQEALDLRSPERKERAAARDVKASGGASEPAERPAQAPMAAIRAAHVETVADKTDRAAKPSGDKPAEKSPERGEAALHAADKPAEGAPRAADKPTGQAAGQAAVQPADPASASADKSAAASDPASRTTPRPRDGAAPDTETPPGGASLAAAQARAADAGH
- the lepB gene encoding signal peptidase I, which translates into the protein MNFALILFVLVVVTGVAWVLDKLVFLPRRRKAADVAIDEFDRQQSRIDKRFADENAVQTRAKLRDEKLRQPWWLEYTASFFPVILAVFVVRSFVVEPFKIPSGSMVPTLVVGDFILVNKFEYGLRLPVTNTKITQGKPLSRGDVVVFRYPKDESVDYIKRVVGLPGDTVAYQDKQLTINGQPVPETPLPDYFDDERQNYAKQFEETLGTKKNAILNNPAVPPFVMGAYDYPYRDNCTYNSRGVICKVPPGHYFMMGDNRDNSADSRYWGFVPDNNIVGRAFFIWMNFSDLKRIGSFN